In Periplaneta americana isolate PAMFEO1 chromosome 3, P.americana_PAMFEO1_priV1, whole genome shotgun sequence, the following are encoded in one genomic region:
- the LOC138696294 gene encoding protein piccolo, translating to MVCKEDVVTWFKELTSSKRIDVMCSLLNMCLPFELRFLGTCLEDLGKRDFHELRDTEVRANNSAELSDLQCISDKRTQRKLALFLSLLKSCNHACSNGLYKILANFDSAEINTIINNSSSDENPLEELLLLYTLALNHPAFSYEQKAVFGNILVKLQEEENKIYSAKHQVGISLLYVKPQIQPCAPCPSSEERQQQDVGILGHCPSITIPPSHSAGDVTKGRSSMPPGLGVPPGLGLPPEQLTATSYVHVAFSSPGHQPLPSVPWHSGMSPLVMTGLCGTIPTEVQGAGEASPYPSSPLMSRQSSPSQSGSPSRAGSPTRLQQPPQPQTQSERTQSFSKGLVASRRNDRNGSHSSTALRQNCVDSSAAPPSTQHRNVSRKSSVETQDSFRETLVKEMPNYQSLQKYRLDEFHRMRDEELKELGLPNGAIIQLRSIVSKISNTNGLCNVDKRDAGRRKPDESEQALTERKTQSAGPVVRRYPNVPLESGPMMYPQPQGTPCFTCIAVPVSSAAPRYHGQAQPFYCMNHHLRTLHLDGSNSSSASDSSSTSHSPPDTPSMPSAPHWDSRAYVGKEAGTGERWSPGCDDKERRQPDTAEEGGGGLQQPPTQNSANSRPRLPAGLGRSKANPPGLQTLPRGRGPGPNPSTVILEGNHKTLPSCRREGPSVNGAQVAPPPTRTSHPPPPPPPHEDRKMFLVPSELVQHGSVTYTTVNSSSQPPPQAPQYSGSNSGGGAPPRPGDSNVPYTAYLPHAHFPALRTTGSIFPSFPPGSYIRPTYPFPNGELVYQYHGPQTPPPPPPAQFIPTPVVTYSTVVPPPKVSCYNCGSQSHHATDCKESTMEEMTKQGQYRLDYSPYQKAGECSSEK from the exons ATGGTGTGTAAAGAAGACGTTGTGACATGGTTTAAAGAATTAACTAGCTCCAAACGTATTGATGTAATGTGTAGTTTGTTGAATATGTGCCTTCCATTTGAACTACGGTTCCTCGGCACATGTCTGGAGGACCTCGGGAAGCGAGATTTTCATGAGCTAAGGGATACAGAAGTTCGAGCAAATAATTCAGCAGAATTGTCTGATTTACAGTGCATTAGTGATAAGCGAACTCAGAGAAAATTAGCGTTATTTTTATCCTTGTTAAAGTCGTGTAATCATGCATGTTCTAATGGTCTCTATAAAATCCTTGCAAACTTTGATAGTGCTGAAATTAATAccatcataaacaattcatcatccGATGAAAATCCTTTAGAAGAACTGTTACTTCTATATACACTGGCCTTAAATCATCCAGCATTTTCATATGAACAGAAAGCAGTTTTTGGTAATATATTGGTAAAActtcaagaagaagaaaataagatatATTCAGCCAAACATCAAGTCGGCATCAGCTTACTATACGTCAAACCACAAATACAG CCCTGTGCACCTTGTCCGTCATCTGAAGAGCGACAACAGCAAGATGTTGGTATACTTGGTCACTGCCCTAGCATTACAATACCACCATCTCATTCAGCTG GAGATGTCACTAAAGGAAGGAGTTCGATGCCTCCTGGACTTGGTGTACCTCCAGGACTTGGCCTGCCCCCAGAACAGCTGACTGCAACCAGTTATGTCCACGTCGCATTTTCGTCTCCTGGTCATCAACCCCTACCCTCAGTGCCGTGGCATAGTGGTATGAGTCCCCTTGTAATGACCGGCCTATGTGGAACGATACCAACAGAGGTCCAAGGAGCAGGTGAAGCATCGCCATACCCTTCATCCCCTCTCATGAGCCGTCAGTCGTCACCTTCGCAATCTGGGTCTCCGAGTCGGGCAGGCTCCCCCACCCGCCTACAGCAGCCGCCCCAACCACAGACGCAATCAGAGCGAACCCAGTCCTTCTCTAAGGGTCTCGTCGCCAGCCGTCGAAACGACAGAAACGGCTCCCATTCGAGCACAGCGCTGCGACAGAACTGCGTGGATTCCAGCGCAGCTCCCCCATCCACACAGCATAGGAATGTGTCGAGGAAGAGTAGTGTGGAGACACAAGATTCGTTTCGGGAGACTCTCGTAAAGGAGATGCCCAACTATCAGAGCCTGCAGAAATATAGACTAGACGAG TTCCACCGCATGCGTGACGAGGAGCTGAAGGAGCTGGGTTTGCCAAATGGGGCCATTATACAGCTGCGCAGCATCGTGTCCAAGATCAGCAATACAAATGGACTGTGTAATGTCGATAAACGGGATGCAGGCAGGAGGAAGCCAGACGAATCAGAACAG GCTCTAACAGAGAGGAAGACACAGAGTGCAGGTCCAGTGGTGCGCAGGTATCCAAATGTGCCACTGGAGAGTGGTCCCATGATGTACCCTCAGCCGCAGGGCACGCCATGCTTCACGTGCATTGCAGTTCCAGTGTCCTCTGCAGCACCCCGGTATCATGGGCAGGCGCAACCCTTCTACTGTATGAACCACCACCTGCGCACATTGCACCTGGATGGCTCTAACAGCAGCAGTGCATCTGATAGTTCAAGCACCAGCCATTCTCCTCCTGATACTCCATCTATGCCCTCCGCCCCGCATTGGGACAGCAGAG CCTATGTGGGCAAGGAGGCAGGTACAGGTGAAAGATGGAGCCCGGGCTGTGATGACAAGGAGCGACGGCAGCCAGACACAGCtgaggaaggaggaggaggtcTTCAACAGCCCCCCACACAGAATAGTGCCAACAGCAGACCACGCCTGCCAGCCGGTCTCGGCCGCAGTAAGGCGAATCCCCCAGGTCTGCAGACCCTGCCGCGAGGCCGTGGCCCAGGTCCCAATCCTTCAACAGTGATCCTGGAAGGTAATCACAAGACACTGCCCAGCTGTCGGCGCGAGGGTCCCTCAGTGAACGGTGCGCAGGTGGCACCACCACCTACAAGGACGTCGCatccacctccaccaccaccccCACACGAGGACAGAAAAATGTTCTTGGTGCCATCAGAGCTGGTACAGCACGGTAGCGTGACGTACACGACGGTGAACTCGAGCTCACAACCACCACCCCAGGCCCCACAGTATTCGGGCAGCAACAGCGGGGGCGGCGCCCCGCCGCGGCCTGGAGACAGCAATGTGCCTTACACTGCGTACCTCCCACATGCGCACTTTCCTGCCCTTCGCACCACTGGCTCCATCTTCCCCAGCTTTCCACCCGGGAGCTACATCCGGCCCACATACCCATTCCCCAACGGGGAGTTGGTGTACCAGTACCACGGACCGCAGACCCCACCCCCACCTCCCCCTGCCCAGTTCATACCAACTCCTGTGGTGACATACTCTACTGTGGTTCCTCCTCCAAAAGTGTCGTGTTACAACTGCGGCAGCCAGAGCCATCATGCCACTGACTGCAAGGAGAGTACCATGGAGGAGATGACAAAACAAG GCCAGTACCGCTTGGATTACTCCCCCTACCAGAAAGCAGGCGAGTGCTCGTCAGAGAAGTGA